A single region of the Aquarana catesbeiana isolate 2022-GZ linkage group LG07, ASM4218655v1, whole genome shotgun sequence genome encodes:
- the LOC141103633 gene encoding protein kinase C theta type-like, whose product MVSESVNKAVSETVSEEVSETVSETVSEEVSETVSEEVSETVNEVVSEPVNQAVSETVNEEVSETVNEVVSEPVNQAVSETVNEEVSETVNEVVSEPVNQAVSETVNEEVSETVNEVVSEPVNQAVSETVNEEVSETVNEVVSEPVSEGVNKAVRDVPGTNVGCDSPADFNFDSFIFHKILGHGSYGKVALASHPATDQKLAVKVVKKRQLLQEDPKSVLTERQILEKVGESPFCTHAYGTFQSEEDLFFVMEYMRGGELYDLIKSSAPLSTATIRFIAAELLCALQYLHGRGIIHRDLKPENILLNSSGHVKIADFGLSKVDMFGSKKVYSCAGTPAYMAPEVYYNKPYDAMADYYSLGVILFEMATGKMPQLVRSKNYIYSRNIDPDLRDVIERLLAKYPRDRWGAVKRLREHPFFRPICWKKMEEGKVTSPLWMPECPEIDTNEQFEVKELIHYRREKERRIANEQQRLFDGFSFISKKWTTMLNRK is encoded by the exons ATGGTCAGCGAGTCAGTCAATAAGGCAGTCAGCGAGACGGTCAGCGAGGAAGTCAGTGAGACAGTCAGCGAGACGGTCAGCGAGGAAGTCAGTGAGACAGTCAGTGAGGAAGTCAGCGAGACAGTCAACGAGGTTGTCAGTGAACCTGTCAACCAGGCTGTCAGCGAGACAGTCAATGAGGAAGTCAGCGAGACAGTCAACGAGGTTGTCAGTGAACCTGTCAACCAGGCTGTCAGCGAGACAGTCAATGAGGAAGTCAGCGAGACAGTCAACGAGGTTGTCAGTGAACCTGTCAACCAGGCTGTCAGCGAGACAGTCAATGAGGAAGTCAGCGAGACAGTCAACGAGGTTGTCAGTGAACCTGTCAACCAGGCTGTCAGCGAGACAGTCAATGAGGAAGTCAGCGAGACAGTCAACGAGGTTGTCAGTGAACCTGTCAGTGAGGGAGTCAACAAGGCAGTCAGGGATGTGCCCGGAACCAACGTGGGATGCGATTCACCAGCTGACTTTAACTTTGACAGCTTCATCTTTCATAAAATACTTGGTCACGGTAGTTATGGAAAA GTCGCCCTGGCATCCCATCCTGCCACAGACCAGAAACTGGCAGTCAAGGTGGTAAAGAAAAGGCAATTATTACAAGAAGATCCTAAAAGTGTACTTACAGAGAGACAAATACTTGAAAAAGTTGGAGAGAGTCCTTTTTGTACACACGCCTATGGAACCTTCCAATCAGAA GAAGATCTCTTCTTCGTTATGGAGTACATGAGAGGAGGAGAACTATACGACCTGATCAAGTCTTCTGCTCCATTATCAACTGCTACAATAAG ATTTATTGCTGCCGAACTTCTTTGTGCTCTGCAATATCTGCACGGACGTGGTATCATTCATAG AGACTTGAAACCCGAGAACATACTGCTTAACAGCTCTGGCCATGTAAAAATCGCAGACTTTGGCCTTTCTAAAGTCGATATGTTCGGATCCAAGAAAGTGTATAGTTGTGCCGGTACTCCAGCCTATATGGCCccagag GTTTACTATAACAAACCCTACGATGCCATGGCCGACTATTATTCACTTGGAGTCATCCTGTTCGAAATGGCCACAGGAAAAATGCCACAATTAGTCAGATCCAAGAACTACATCTATTCAAGGAACATTGACCCTGACCTTCGAGATGTTATTGAGCGA CTTCTTGCAAAATATCCGAGAGATCGCTGGGGGGCAGTGAAAAGACTGCGAGAACACCCCTTCTTCAGACCTATTTGctggaagaagatggaggaaggaaaGGTTACTTCACCATTGTGGATGCCAGAA TGCCCAGAAATAGACACAAATGAGCAATTTGAAGTGAAGGAATTGATTCACtacagaagagagaaagagaggagaattGCAAATGAGCAACAGAGATTGTTTGATGGCTTCAGCTTCATAAGCAAGAAATGGACAACGATGCTGAACAGGAAATGA